The stretch of DNA ACTTCACGACCGACTGGGCGCGGGCCTCGGACGAGTGGGCGCAGCTTTGCGGGGTGATCGGCAGCCCCAGCCGGGTGTTCCGGGGCGAGCGGCCCCTCTTTGACGGAGGGGAGGGCGCGAGCGTGCGGACGGTCGCCCGGCAGACCGGACGGCCCCTCTTCGATGTGGCGCAGGAGGCTGCCGCCGCCGTGGAAGCGGGGCAGCTCTCCCCCACCGGGCGATTTGCGTGGTTCAGCCTGCGGCTGCTGGCGGGGACCCGGCGCATCGGCACCTCGGCGATCGCGGACGCGCTCGACGGCGAGCGCACCCTAGGCGACCTGACCGACCTGGGGCACTCGGTGAACGACCTGCGGGCCTACCTGTTGGCCGAGGTGCGGGCGGGCCTGCGCTTTCCGGGCAGCGGCTGGGTGCTCCGCGACCTGATCTGGGAAGGGCAGCATCTGGGAGAGGGGCGGCCGAGCGACAACTGAGACAGTTGCCGACATGCCCCCTTCTCCCCGGAGGGCCTGGTTCGGGAGCTGGGGACGTGAGTGCACGTCTGTCAGTCCACGGCCGCCCGACAGCGGGGGCAAACTGGGCTTCGCCACCCCCGCCGACCGGCCCCTTCTGGCGACGGCCGAGGGCCGGGGAGCCACGTCGCTCAAGGGGCGCTCAAGGCACCCGGCCTACCCCGGCGCCTACGCTGGCGCGATGACCCCACGTGACCTGCTCACTCCGGAACGCCTGCGCGGCGTTCTCCTTGACGTGGACGGCACCCTGGCCGACTCCAACCTCGCCCACGCCCGCGCGTGGTCGGCGGCGTTGCGGGGCGAGGGCTTCGAGAAGACCCCCGAGGACATCTTCCCCCTGATCGGCATGGGCGGCGACAAGCTGGTCCCTGAGCTGACCGGGCTGGACGCCGAGAGCGAACGGGGGCAGCGCCTGACGGACGGCTGGGTCCGGCATTTTCGGGAGCTGATACCCGACCTGCGCCCCACCCCCGGCGCCCGCGCCCTGATCGAGGGCTTGCGGGCACGCGGCCTGCGGGTGGCCCTGGCGACGAGCGGCGAGGCCGAGATCGTGGACGCACTGCTGCGGCAGATCGGCCTGGACGACCTGGAACTGGAGCGCGTCAGCAGCAGCGACGTGGAGAACAGCAAGCCCGACCCGGACCTCGTCCAGGCCGGGCTGCACACCCTGGGCCTGCCCGCCGGGGCCGCGCTGATGGTGGGCGATACCCCCTATGACGCCGAGGCCGCCCGCAAGGCCGGGGTGCCCTGCGTGCTGCTGCGCTGCGGCGGGCATCCGGGGGTGGAGGGGCATGACTCCCTCTACGACGATCCGCAGGCGCTGCTGGCGGCGCTGGACAAGGCTTTCCCGGTGGAGTGAAGACGGTACGGGGAGGGGGCCAAGGCGTCTGTGCCCTGGCCCCCTCCCACTGTTCGGTTATTCCCCGCTCTCGGGCAGGGCGAAAGCTTGCAGCGGCACCGTCACCTCGCGCTGCTGGCCGCCGCGCTCCACGGTCAGGCGCAGGGTGTTCCCGATCTGCTTGCCGATCACCGCGCGGGGCAGGTCGGCGGCGTCCTCCAGCGGCTGGCCGTCCACAGCGACAATCACGTCGCCATCCAGCACGGGGTCCCCTCCCTGCACGGCGGAGGCGCTGCTGCCGCGCAGTCCAGCCCGCTCGGCGGGGCTGCCGGGGTAGACCTGAAGGACGACCGCGCCTTGTTCAGGCAGGCCCGCCTGCTCACGCTCCTCGGCGGTAAAGCTCGCCACGTCCCGGAAGCCGAGGCCCAGGGTGGGCGTCTGGACCTCGCCGCCGCGCTGGAGCTGCGGGAGAAGGCGGCGCACGGTGTCCACCGGGACCGCGAAGCCCACGCCCGCGCTCTGGCCGATGCCCCCGGTCAGAATCTGGGTGTTCACCCCGATGACCTGACCCGCCGAGTCCAGCAGCGGCCCGCCCGAGTTGCCGGGGTTGATCGCCGCGTCGGTCTGGATCACGTTCTGCTCGACCCCCTTGGCGCCCACCGGCACGGTGCGCTCCAGGCTGGAGATGATGCCCTCCGAGACGCTGAAGTCCAGCCCGAAGGGGGCACCCAGCGCGATGGCCTTGAGGCCGACCTCCAGCCCCTCCATCTGCCCCAGCGGGATCGGCCGGATGGCCTCGCGCGGCAGGCCCTCGGCGCGGATCAGGGCGAGGTCGA from Deinococcus sp. HSC-46F16 encodes:
- a CDS encoding DUF4388 domain-containing protein: MQGLLSDLPLLGILELVHTTRQTGVLDVKTEVPFTVAFAGGEIVGGGILDWLGTDAIQAAPLLPGEGSFEFAPRAVEGAVLGPYEHFTTDWARASDEWAQLCGVIGSPSRVFRGERPLFDGGEGASVRTVARQTGRPLFDVAQEAAAAVEAGQLSPTGRFAWFSLRLLAGTRRIGTSAIADALDGERTLGDLTDLGHSVNDLRAYLLAEVRAGLRFPGSGWVLRDLIWEGQHLGEGRPSDN
- a CDS encoding HAD family hydrolase, producing the protein MTPRDLLTPERLRGVLLDVDGTLADSNLAHARAWSAALRGEGFEKTPEDIFPLIGMGGDKLVPELTGLDAESERGQRLTDGWVRHFRELIPDLRPTPGARALIEGLRARGLRVALATSGEAEIVDALLRQIGLDDLELERVSSSDVENSKPDPDLVQAGLHTLGLPAGAALMVGDTPYDAEAARKAGVPCVLLRCGGHPGVEGHDSLYDDPQALLAALDKAFPVE
- a CDS encoding S1C family serine protease → MKKNLSLLALTGTLALGTFVGFELSERTSAQVTGSLPTTSAPVTSGTASTTDTARARTQSETNTVQVVKARQDGVVYIEVTDRGGDSSPQAQLRRDLQERFGFELPQQGPQESAGSGFFVNAQGDILTNNHVVEGADEITIRLHGSNQTYTAKVVGRAPDFDLALIRAEGLPREAIRPIPLGQMEGLEVGLKAIALGAPFGLDFSVSEGIISSLERTVPVGAKGVEQNVIQTDAAINPGNSGGPLLDSAGQVIGVNTQILTGGIGQSAGVGFAVPVDTVRRLLPQLQRGGEVQTPTLGLGFRDVASFTAEEREQAGLPEQGAVVLQVYPGSPAERAGLRGSSASAVQGGDPVLDGDVIVAVDGQPLEDAADLPRAVIGKQIGNTLRLTVERGGQQREVTVPLQAFALPESGE